ACAGATAACGGGATAAAAAGGTTCGTAGAAATGGGACTTCACGTTGCTATTATTGTATTTCCTTGTGTATAATGGCGTCCTTCCCACAGCAGGAACACAAACAGATTAGCCTCTCGCCATAAGCCTCTCACCATAAATCATGCAGACGAGAAAACTTACATATAGATAGCGGGATAAAAAGGTTCGTAGAAATGGGACTTCACGTTGCTATTATTGTATTTCCTTGTGTATAATGGCGTCCTTCCCACAGCAAGAACACAAACAGATTAGCCTCTCGCCATAAGCCTCTCGCCATAAATCATGCAGACGGGAAAACTTACATATAGATAGCGGGATAAAAAGCTTCGTGGAAATGGGACTTCACGTTGCTATTATTGTATTTCCTTGTGTATAATGGCGTCCTTCCCACAGCAAGAACACAAACAGATTAGCCTCTCGCCATAAGCCTCTCACCATAAATCATGCAGACGGGAAAACTTACATATAGATAGCGGGATAAAAAGCTTCGTGGAAATGGGACTTCACGTTGCTATTATTGTATTTCCTTGTGTATAATGGCGTCCTTCCCAGAGCAGGAACACAAACAGATTAGCCTCTCGCCATAAGCCTCTCACCATAAATCATGCAGACGGGAAAACTTACTTACAGATAACGGGATAAAAAGGCTCGTGGAAATGGGACTTCACGTTGCTATTATTGTATTTCCTTGTGTATATGACGTCCTTCCCAGAGCAGGAACACAGACATATTAGCCTCTCGCCATAAGCCTCTCGCCATAAATCATGCAGACGGGAAAACTTACATACAGATAACGGGATAAAAAGGTTCGTGGAAATGGGACTTCACGTTGCTATTATTGTATTTCCTTGTGTATAATGGCGTCCTTCCCACAGCAGGAACACAAACAGATTAGCCTCTCGCCATAAGCCTCTCACCATAAATCATGCAGACGGGAAAACTTACTTACAGATAACGGGATAAAAGGGTTCGTAGAAATGGTACTTCACGTTGCTATTATTGTATTTCCTTGTGTATCCTTCCCCTGCCACCCATACATTCCTGAGCAGGCGTGTCCTTCGCTTcctggtcatggtggtggtggtgatgggggtttgAGGGAGGCGTGTATGGTAGAGTGGTTGTGAAGGATGatgattatagtggtggtggtggttgcgtgtATAGTGGCGTGGTGGCTACAAGAacataacgtaaggagtctgcaagagaagTGAGGTGTTAGTTGAGGTAGtaaggcccgtcgctgctaccgggtaaacTATCACCCTCATGGTCCATTTTGAAGCCTACTGACCGTACTAATAAGAGCTGtgttcctctgtctggtgttttgTTTTCTATGTATATGAGGAAGTGCAATTGGCTTTCACGACCTGTACTTAAGGATGTAGTTTTATCATTATTGTCTCGCACGCAAACTCGCACCAATGCCTCACTCTTCGTCGACTCATAGTTTAAAGATGTAgagtcgtattttaagacatttcgccgcccaagaacacatatttgacaaggctttcgtaggagttgtgggcatttccagtagtagttttatgaccctggtgttagtttgacccttcttctgtaccgtgaacctaaggaaacactcattagaaaccgactgaccccctctttaaccttgagaaattgttaatgtgagaagcgaaagtatcttataataccgacctatagtttccttatttctcccaaaCGTACATTATACATTTTCTCTGGTGTTACTGTCTTAACCGAGCTGCGTAACACTCGGTTCTTCAAGACTCGTAATTCAGTGTAGTTTCCTTATTCCTCACACGTAAACCCACACCATTCCCTCTCTTACGATGCTGTTTTAACCGAGCTTCGTAACTCCCGCTTCTCCATCGCGATATTCAATGTAGTTATTCCTCACACGTAAACGCGCACCATTTCCTCCCTTACACGTCTTAACCGAGCTTCGTAACTCCCGCTTCTCCATCGCGATATTCAATGTAGTTATTCCTCACACGTAAACCCACACCATTCCCTCTCTTACGATGCTGTTTTAACCGAGCTTCGTAACTCCCGCTTCTCCATCGCGATATTCAATGTAGTTATTCCTCACACGTAAACGCACACCATTTCCTCCCTTACGATGCTGTCTTAACCGAGCTTCGTAACTCCCGCTTCTCCATCGCGATATTCAATGTAGTTATTCCTCACACGTAAACCCACACCATTCCCTCTCTTACGATGCTGTCTTAACCGAGCTTCGTAACTCCCGCTTCTCCATCGCGATATTCAATGTTATTCCTCACGTAAACGCACACCATTTCTCCCTTACGATGCTGTCTTAACCGAGCTTCGTAACTCCCGCTTCTCCATCGCGATATTCAATGTAGTTATTCCTCACACGCAAACCCACACCATTCCCTCTCTTACGATGCTGTCTTCGAGCTTCGTAACTCCCGCTTCTCCATCGCGATATTCAATGTAGTTATTCCTCACACGTAAACGCACACCATTCCCTCTTTTACGATGCTGTCTTAACCGAGCTTCGTAACTCCCGCTTCTCCATCGCGATATTCAATGAAGTTATTCCTCACACGTAAACGCACACCATTTCCTCTCTTACGATGCTGTCTTAACCGGGCTTCGTAACTCCCGCTTCTCCATCGCGATATTCAATGAAGTTATTCCTCACACGTAAACCCACACCATTCCCTCTCTTACGATGCTGTTTTAACCGAGCTTCGTAACTCCCGCTTCTCCATCGCGATATTCAATGTAGTTATTCCTCACACGCAAACCCACACCATTCCCTCTCTTACGATGCTGTTTTAACCGAGCTTCGTAACTCCCGCTTCTCCATCGCGATATTCAATGCAGTTATTCctcacacgtaaacacacaccaTTCCCTCTCTTACGATGCTGTTTTAACCGAGCTTCGTAACTCCCGCTTCTCCATCGCGATATTCAATGTAGTTATTCCTCACACGTAAACGCACACCATTTCCTCCCTTACACGTCTTAACCGAGATACGTAACTTCCGCTTCTCTAAGACTCTCGTAACTCAAGTCTCATAATGGACGTCCATGATCTCGTAAGGAACACAGTGGTCTCTTTGTGCTGCTTAATCCCTGACACGCGAGCGAGTACTTTTCTCTCCCGTCACCCGCCATTCTCCCTCCCagacgagagggagaaagggggaggcggAGGTAGGTGGGTCTTGCGTCATCACACTCCCCACCTCACCTCTCTCCTACCTCACGTCTCCGCACCCGACACgcttttcccccctcccctcctcctccccactctcctccCCGCTGCAAGAATGTTTGGAATCCGGCTGCACAGTTTTACCGATGCTTCCAGGCAGACTTCAGTAACGGCATATGAATCCAAGGCGTAGTATATGTAGTAGATGAAGTGGTGAAGCCTGTTGTGGCGTATCAggaagtggcagtagtagtagtagtagtagtagtagtagtagtgtgaaaGTTTGTAGGTATTGGTAGTCGTGTGGGTGACAATTGACGTGCAAGAATGTCGTCGAAATCGGTGTTCTTGGAGACGAAACAAAGTGGAAATCGGTGTTCTTGGAGACGAAGCAAAGTGAAAATCGGTGTTCTTGGAGACGAAACAAAGTGGAAATCGGTGTTCTTGGAGACGAAACAAAGTGGAAATCGGTGTTCTTGGAGACGAAACAAAGTGGAAATCGGTGTTCTTGGAGACGAAGCAAAGTGGAAATCGGTGTTCTTGGAGATGAAGCAAAGTGGAAATCGGTGTTCTTGGAGACGAAGCAAAGTGGAAATCGGTGTTCTTGGAGACGAAGCAAAGTGAAAATCGGTGTTCTTGGAGATGAAGCAAAGTGGAAATCGGTGTTCTTGGAGACGAAACCAAGTGGAAATCGGTGTTCTTGGAGACGAAACAAAGTGGAAATCGGTGTTCTTGGGGACGAAACAAAGTGGAAATCGGTGTTCTTGGGGACGAAACAAAGTGGAAATCGGTGTTCTTGGAGACGAAACAAAGTGGAAATCGGTGTTCTTGGAGACGAAGCAAAGTGGAAATCGGTGTTCTTGGAGACGAAGCAAAGTGGAAATCGGTGTTCTTGGAGACGAAACAAAGTGGAAATCGGTGTTCTTGGAGACGAAACAAAGTGGAAATCGGTGTTCTTGGGGACGAAACAAAGTGGAAATCGGTGTTCTTGGAGACGAAGCAAAGTGGAAATCGGTGTTCTTGGAGACGAAGCAAAGTGGAAATCGGTGTTCTTGGAGACGAAACAAAGTGGAAATCGGTGTTCTTGGGGACGAAACAAAGTGGAAATCGGTGTTCTTGGAGACGAAACAAAGTGGAAATCGGTGTTCTTGGAGACGAAACAAAGTGGAAATCGGTGTTCTTGGAGACGAAACAAAGTGGAAATCGGTGTTCTTGGAGACGAAACAAAGTGGAAATCGGTGTTCTTGGAGACGAAACAAAGTGGAAATCGGTGTTCTTGGAGACGAAACAAAGTGGAAATCGGTGTTCTTGGAGACGAAACAAAGTGGAAATCGGTGTTCTTGGAGACGAAACCAAGTGGAAATCGGTGTTCTTGGAGACGAAACAAAGTGGAAATCGGTGTTCTTGGAGACGAAGCAAAGTGGAAATCGGTGTTCTTGGAGACGAAGCAAAGTGGAAATCGGTGTTCTTGGAGACGAAGCTTTGCCATTTGCACCCAACTACCTTTCAGTGCGACGGAGATGgacaccaaggccacgcgcagctatagcgtatgcccccaacttcacctttactttgcctttcaagagaagagtataCGAGGACACCTGTAGGATATTTGATCACAGTTTTAAAATCTTTAGTTATGATTACGTGTTGCGggcttcttttagttttttttttgttgttgtttcgccCTTgtccgggggcttcgtggtgcagtggttagcacactcggctcacaaccaagagagcccgggttcgatttccgggcggagtggaaaaatttgggcggcttttccaataccctacgcccctgtccacccagcagtgagtgggcaccaggtattaatcgggggttgtgtcccgtctcctggggtctgttcccttctcctataattccttccccttctgtctctctccggcatatgaccacagatgttgcgccgactaaacgaaactttccaaagatgttgcgccgactaaacgaaactttccaaagatgttgcgccgattaaacgaaactttccaaagatgttgcgccgactaaacgaaactttccaactttcgcCCATGGTCTGACTTCTTACCGTAAACAGAAGACGAAtataaaaaataacagtaaatttGAACACTTTTTGTCATCTTTAAAGTCATCGTTACGTATTGCGGGcatcttttattaacttgtttatttattttagtttccccCTTCGTCAGTTTTTTATCGTAACAAGAAGACGGAAAAAGTTGAACGGTAAATTTGATCACTCGTTTTGCCATCTTTAAAGTTATGATTAGGTATTGCGGgcttcttttatttacttatttatttattttagtttccccCTTCGTCTGTTTTTATCGTAACCAGAAGACGGAAAAAGTTGAACGATAAATTTGATCACTCGTTTGCCATCTTTAAAGTTATGATTAGGTATTGCGGGcttcttttattaactttatttattttagtttccccCTTCGTCTGTTTTTATCGTAACCAGAAGACGGAAAAAGTTGAACGGTAAATTTGATCACTCGTTTGCCATCTTTAAAGTTATGATTACGTATTGCGGgcttcttttatttacttatttatttattttagtttccccCTTCGTCTGTTTTTATCGTAACCAGAAGACGGAAAAAGTTGAACGGTAAATTTGATCACTCGTTTTGACATCTTTAAAGTTATGATTACGTATTGCGGGcttcttttattaactttatttattttagtttccccCTTCGTCTGTTTTTATCGTAACCAGAAGACGGAAAAAGTTGAACGGTAAATTTGATCACTCGTTTGCCATCTTTAAAGTTATGATTACGGGTTGCAGACTTCTTTTATATAGTTTTGTTTCGCCCattgtcctttttttatttttacagtcaAGACGAAAAAAACGGAGCACGGTAAATTTGATCACTTTCACCATCTTTAAAACTATCTCATTGTTACATTTGTTATTACGTATTGCAGTCgtcttttgtttattgtttttttgcgtgtgtgtttcgcccttggtctgtctgtctttactGTTAACACAcgacaagacgaaaaaaaaaacatcccttgGCGTGTTGGTCGGGCGCGGTGCTGAGGGCTCTGAGCAAGACTTCCCAGCACTGCTTCGCTTGTTGAGTCGTGTGTTTGATTAGCGAGACCAGGAGCGAGACTACGGTACACAGGGAGACTGCacttgtgcgctctctctctctctctctctctctctctctccacacacacattccttttccAGCTTCTTGATAATTTATAGAACGTGCGTGATGGATTCTgcaagctggtgtgtgtgtgtgtgtgtgtgtgtgtgtgtgtgtgtgtgtgtgtgtgtttaatacgGTAAGGAAGACAAACCCCGAgctatgtatacaaaaaacaacactACACGCTGctcttgtaaaaaaataaatgtaataaaagTGATGCCTTGAAAGAGCTGAAGTCGTTTAGGAGGAACGAAAATGCCGGAGCAGGAAGGATCAAGGTTGTGCGAggatcctattattattattttttttttttgtacagtataggaagcaggtcaaggatataaaaaaaagaggaaaaaaggcccgctaatcgctgccccCTATATAAGAGTGTAGTACAGACGAGTAGTATAGAAGAGTTTGTATtggtagtattggtattagtattagtagtattggtagtattagtattggtagtattggtattggtagtattggtattagtattggtagtattggtattagtattggtagtattggtattagtattggtagtattggtattagtattggtattagtattagtgttggtattggtattggtattagtattggtagtattggtattagtattggtagtatgggtattagtattggtagtaTTGGTCACGTCCTATTCAGAAGGGGTGTGATGGCCCCCTCAGAGCAGGTGTTTTTGTCCTGCTCTGATAAACGGTTGAGTGAGCTGCCAGATAAGACGGTGGGATTTGAGGCCTTTAGATAGCAGCATAATTAAGGTGAGTGATTTAAAAGGCGATAAGGTGGAATTCCAGCTTGTCTATTTCAACATTTACAGCCTCATATCTTCCTTACATCTGTATCAGGCTTATCCACCTATCAAATGTAAGCTAGGTTCAAGAGGAAAAGGTTGGCAGATATTCAAAGACATAAATAggcctacttatttttttttacagctttttGGTTTCAGCTTGTCTATTTCAACTTTTACAGCCTCGTATCTTCCTTACAGCTATATCAGGCTTATCCACTAGTCAAAAGTAAGTTAGGTTCAAGAGAAGGAGATCGATAGAATTTTCACAGGCAAACGAAcacttatttttttacattcatttgATGTCTTATGAAGGAATCAGGTTGAGTAGTAAGGGATGAAGCAGTGTATGTTTTCTTCTATTCCACCACTTATTAAATGTAAGTTAGATTCGAGAGGAAGagattgacatttttttttaaggCAGACATTTATTTTTGACATTCTATTGATTTGTCTTATGAAGGAACCAGGTAGTGAGTGGGAAATGTCGAAGCAgtgtatgttttcttttattcctccactTATCAAATGTAAGTTAGGGTCAAGAGGAAGAGATTGGCATTTTCCTACAGGCAAAAGGACATTTATTATTGACATCCTATTGATTTGTCTTATGAAGGAACCAGGAAGTGAGTGGAAATGCTATTCCACCACTTATCAAATGTAAGTTAGATTCGAGAGGAAGagactgacatttttttttaaggCAGACATTTATTTTTGACATTCTATTGATTTGTCTTATGAAGGAACCAGGTAGTGAGTGGGAAATGTCGAAGCTGTATATAATTTTCTTCTATTCCACCACTTATCAAATGTAAGTTAGGGTCAAGAGGAAGAGATTGGCATTTTCCTACAGGCAAAAGAACATTTATTATTGACATCCTATTGATTTGTCTTATGAAGGAACCAGGTAGTGAGTGGGAAATGTCGAAGCTGTATATAATTCTCTTCTATTCCACCACTTATCAAATGTAAGTTAGATTCGAGAGGAAgagattgacttttttttttaaaggcaGACATATTTATTTTTGACATTCTATTGATTTGTCTCtgtgtatgttttcttttattccaccACTGAACAAATGTAAGTTAGATTCGAGAGGAAGagattgacattttttttttaaggcagaCATATTTATTTTTGACATTCTATTGATTTGTCTTATGAAGGAACCAGGTAGTGAGTGGGAAATGTCGAAGCTGTATATAATTCTCTTTTATTCCACCACTTATCAAATGTCAGGTTCAGGATTAGGAGATTAACAGATTTTTCTACAGGCAAAAGAACATCTATTTTTGACCTATTGATTTGTCTTATGAAGGAATCGGGTATAGTGTCTGGCAAGGGTCGAaccgtatatatttttcttttatccgcTTATCAAATTTAAGTCCAAGAGAAGAGATTGACATTTTTCTTAAAGGCAGACGTATATATTTACTTTTAACACTTTGAATCATCTAGTGGCAAGGTCGaagcagtatatatattttttccttttatttatccacTTCGTCGTATCGCACTCAAGCCTGACAGATGAACGAGATAACGTTTTAGGGCTTAAGACAATCTGGAGAGAGATTTATGAGATcaacactggtggtggtggtggttgggggggggtggaggaccAGAGAAGTGAAAATAACCGAACCGAATATTAAATGGCTCAGTGGTCCCTTAATTTGTTTACTTAACTGTGATAGTGAACGTTTTTTTTACCCACTCGCGTATCCTCAGACGTTTTTTCAATACCTAGTGTTTGGGGTAGAAATAACAATAGTGGTGATGATACGAGTGTGGTGAAGGAGATGCCAGGAAGAACGGTGATAGct
This sequence is a window from Eriocheir sinensis breed Jianghai 21 chromosome 40, ASM2467909v1, whole genome shotgun sequence. Protein-coding genes within it:
- the LOC127009194 gene encoding uncharacterized protein LOC127009194, with amino-acid sequence MKQSGNRCSWRRNQVEIGVLGDETKWKSVFLGTKQSGNRCSWGRNKVEIGVLGDETKWKSVFLETKQSGNRCSWRRSKVEIGVLGDETKWKSVFLETKQSGNRCSWGRNKVEIGVLGDEAKWKSVFLETKQSGNRCSWRRNKVEIGVLGDETKWKSVFLETKQSGNRCSWRRNKVEIGVLGDETKWKSVFLETKQSGNRCSWRRNKVEIGVLGDETKWKSVFLETKQSGNRCSWRRNQVEIGVLGDETKWKSVFLETKQSGNRCSWRRSKVEIGVLGDEALPFAPNYLSVRRRWTPRPRAAIAYAPNFTFTLPFKRRVYEDTCRIFDHSFKIFSYDYVLRASFSFFFVVVSPLSGGFVVQWLAHSAHNQESPGSISGRSGKIWAAFPIPYAPVHPAVSGHQVLIGGCVPSPGVCSLLL